The genomic interval CGCTATCCAGACGAACATGAACCCGACGAACGCCGCGGAGAACACGCGGAACTCGGTGCCGAACGCGACGTGGGGATTGTAGTAGTACCCGAGGAAGGTGATGACGGGCGCGAACGGACTGACGGCCCAGGACGCGTTCCGCACCGCGTACAGCACCCAGTAGCGCGGCGGCAACAGCCTGTCCTGGCCCTTCGTCCCGGCCTCCCAGCGCCGCCGCTGGAACACCATCTCGCGCACCGACGGCGGCGCTTGGTTCCGAAAGCGCGTCTCCACCACGTCGAACGACGCCCCCCACTCCACGACCGCCTTCCACACGAACACGGTGTCCTCCACGAGCGACGGGAACTCCCACGTCACCGCGTCCTCCACGGACTTCCGCACCGCGATACCGCCGCCCCACGCGTACAGCGGAATCCCGAGTTTCGGGAACGCGCGCTGTTCCACCTGGAACCCCATTCGGACGATTTCCGCCCAGTACGCCAACCGCGACCCCGTGTACGCGGGGTACTCGCGGAACTGCACGATGTCGCTGTCCGGCAGGCCGTCGAACCCCTCCATCCGGGTGTCCTCGTCGAGGTAGAGCACGAACTCGCGCTCGCAGGGGACGTGCCGGCGCGCCCACTCCAGCGCCCGGCCCTTCCGGGTCGCGATCGACTCCACGTCGTCCGGGACGACGTGCACGCTCGCGCCCGCGACGTCGATGGGGGATTCGGCGACGACGTGCACGTCCGTGAGTTCGTCCGGAATCGCGTCCACCGTCTCCTGCACCACGGACTCCGCGTCCACGGTGAGCACGCGCACCTGCACGTCGTCCGCGCCGTACTCCAGGGGCGGGGTCTCGTAGGAGCGCGCGAGCCACATCTCGTACGTCCAGAACCCCGCCGACGCCGTGTAGAGAGAAATCATCCCCCAGAGCACGACGGACGCGAGCGACGGCAGCCAGGACGGAACTCCCCCGAACACGTCCGCCCAATCGACCGCGGGACGGTTAAACCCCTACAGTCGGTCGGTGTCCACGTCCACGCCCGGCGGCGTCACCACGAGGAAGGAGCGAAAGTGCATCAGCGTCCCGCCCGCGTCCTTCACCGGGCCCGCGAACCCGCCCGCGAGGTCGTCGAGGTCGCCGTCCACCGCCAGCACGAGCACGTTCCCCGCCTCCAGCTCGCCCAGCCACTCCTCGTCGCCCGTCTCCCCGTCGAGGACGCCGAGGACGACGCGGCCCTCGAAGTCCGAGTCGAGTTCGGGCGAGAGGTGTTCCTCCGCGCTCCGCAAGTCCAGTTCGAAGTCACTCATAGGCGGGCGGACGCACCCCAGGGGCAAAAGTCGCCCCCTCCACTTATGCCCGCGCGGCCACACGTCCCACGTATGCCGAAAGTCCACCTCAGCGAGGAAACCATCGAGCGACTCGACCAGGTTCGGGACGACGACGAGTCCTACGACGAGATCGTCGAGGAACTCATCAACATCTACGAGTCCGAAGAACTGACGCTCCACCACGGCGGCGACGGCGTCTAAGCCGCGGCCTCCCGAACCTCGTCCCAGCGACCGTTCTCTTCGAGTTTCTCCTGCAACGCGTCCGCGTACTCCTGCGCGAGCGCCGCGGCCTCCGACTCGCGCTCCTCGTCCGGCGAGTCGTCGCTCCCGCCGAGACCGAGCGCGCGCTTCACGCTCCCGAGAATCCCGCCGTCGTCGTCGGACTGCTGGCCGCCCGCCATCGCCGCCATCCCCGACTCGACGTTGTCGAGTTCGTCCATCACGTGCGTCAGGTTCGACGTGTCCGCGACGAGCCGCGCGCGCTCCGGGTCGCCGGGGTTCTCGATGTCGAACTCCACCGCGGTCATCACGAGCCCCCACTGCTGGTTCGAGAACGAGGACGCCTCCACGCGGTTCCGGAACTCGTCGTCCACCCGCATCCGCTCGCCGACGATTCGGTCCTGCCAGTCGCTCATACCCGATGGGTGGACGGCCGGGGGCTTGAACGCCCGGGTTCGCGAGAGGGCTGTGTTTAGTTACGGATGACGAGTGAGGCGAGTGAATTTTGTGCCGGTTGCTGGGAGAAATCGCCCGCCTTACCGGGAGTAGCGTCTAGATTGATCTGGGATTTCTATCAATTCCTCCCTCCCCCTCTTACTTCAGACTCCTTATATTCCAGTACCAATAATCGCAATGCCAAAGACAACCAAGAGAGGCCCTATAATGCGCCCTATAGCAACTGACGTTTCACTCATCTCGATTTGAGACGGGCGTTGGGTCGTTCCCATGGATTTCAGCCACCGGTTCAGGAGATCGATAGAGGGATGGTTTATTGCGGAAAGTGCTCCGACCATGGCAAGGGCGAAGCCAAAAACCACGGCAACCCAGTCAACCATTATACTGCGTATCGCATTCGCCAGCATTAATATCTGGGAGAGAATTCTTTGGTGGTGTTTAGTTACGGATGACGAGTGAGGCGAGTGAATTTTGTGCCGGTTACTGGGAGAAATCGCCCGCCTCGCCGGAAGTAGCGGCTGAATTGATCTAGAGGTAACACTACCCGCACGAGCACCCCGAGTTTTTCCGCGCGGCCCGCGAGACCCCGGTATGGTCACCGTCGCCGCCTGCCAGCTCGCCCTCGCCGACCTCGACGCGGACGCGAACCTCGACGCGATAACCGCCCGATTGCGCGGCCTTCCCGACGACGCCGGGGTCGCCGTCTTCCCCGAGTACGCGCTCACCGGGTTCGTCCCCGACGACCGAATCGAATCCGCCGCCCTCACCCGGGAGAGCGACCGGCTCGCCCGCCTCGACGCGCTCGCCGACACGCACGACACCGCGATTCTCGCGGGCTTCGTGGAGGACGCGGGCGACGCGTACCACAACACCGCCGTCTACGTCACGCCCGACGGCGACCGGACGTACTATCGAAAGCGCCACCTCTGGGCGGACGAAGCCGACGTGCTCGCGCCCGGCGACGAGCGCGTCATCGTCGAATCACCGCTCGGCCGCACGGGACTCGTGACGTGCTACGACCTGAACTTCGTCGCGGAGAGCGCGGCGTTCACCGGCGACCGAGTGGACGCGCTGTTCGTCGTCGGCGCGTGGCCCGCGCCCTACGCGCAGAACTGGAACCTCCTCCTGCGAGCGCGGGCGCTCGACGGCGTGCGCTGGGTCGTCGGCGCGGGCCGAACCGGCCGCCGCGACCTCCCGGACGCGCGCGTCACCGACTACGCCGGCCAGTCCCGCGTGATTCGCCCCGACGGGAGCGTCCAGGCCGCGCTCAACCGCCGCGAAACCGACCTCGTCGCCGACATCGACCCCGACGACCTCGCCGACCACCGCGAGTTCATCCCCGTCGTGTAGCGGCCACACGGTTTTTTCCGGCCGCGCCCGCACCCACCGAGTATGTCCGACGACATCGACGTCGAAGTCGAAGTGGAGGTCGAAGTCGACTCCGAAGAACTCGAATTCGAGGGGAGTTCGACGGAGTACGAGGCCGAACTCGAAGCCGACGGCATCGAAATCGAAGTCGAAGCCGAAGTCGAAATCGAGGACGGCGAAGCGGGCGAAGGCGACGACGATGAGGCGGACGCAGACGACGAAGAAGACGCGGGCGAAGCGGAGAGCGACGAGTCAGAGGAAGCGTTGGACGAGAGCGACGTGACGGAGGACGCCGTGGAGCGCCACCTGGAGCGCGAGGGCGAGGGCGACCACGACGAGATGGACATGGCCTAAGACCGGTTAGAGCCCGCAGCCCGAAATCGTGGTGCAGTCGACGCCGGCGTCTTCGAGGGCGGCGATGTACTCGTTGAGGCCGATGGCGTCGCTGGCGATGTGGCCGGTGACGACGAGGTTCTTGTCGTCGTACTCCTCGCGGAGTTCGGCGGCGTCGCTCGCGGAGACGTGGATGTAGATGACGGTGTCGACGCCGTTCTCGAAGTAGGCGCGCGCCACGTCGGCCCCGCCGTTCGTGCCGGCGGCGTGGTGGACGGCGACCTCGCCGAGTTCGTTGTCGTCCGCGCCGACGCGGGTCTCGATGTCGGTTCTGGCTTCTCGAATCTCCTCGAATTCGGCGTTGAACGCGTCCGTGAGGTCGGCGACGGTGTCGGACTCGTCGAGCGTCTCGACCACGTCGACGAACGCGCGGCGGCCTAATTCGTCGGGCGCGAGGTGGACGTTCATGTACGGCTGGTCGAGGTACTCCGCTATGCTGGGGTTGTGGCGGTAGTTCGCGGCGTGCGCGCCGTACTCCGCGCCCTCGCGGATGCCGTCGGCGGCGTCCTCGGCCTCGTCCTCGGGGACGCCGTGCGCGGTCATGAACTCGACCTGCTTGTCGAGCACGTCCGTGAAGTCGAGGCGCGCGTCGTCGCCCGCGGGGTGGTGGGCGAGCGCGAGGTCGAACCCCTCGCGGTGCGCGAGCTGGATTTCGGGGCTTTCGAGGTCGATGCCGACGAGCGCCGTCTCGATGTCGTCGCCGGGGACGTAGGTGGTGCTGTCGCCGGGCACGTCGTCCCAGCCGACGAGGTCGAGACTGACCTGCATGATCTCCCCGGTAGTGAGTCCCATACTCGCGCGTGGGGTGTCGGGCACGTGTAAGGTGGGAAAGCGGCAACCCCGTTTCCGGCAAGCCGGCCCGCGGTCAGCACGGCTTTAGGACGCCCCCTGATATGTGGACGCGATGACGGACGACCTCTTCACGCCGCTCGAACTCAGGGAGACGGAGATTCCGAACCGACTGATGCTATCCCCGATGTGTCAGTACTCCTGCGACGGCCTCGACGGCCTCGCAACGGAGTGGCACAACGTCCACCTCGGCACGCGCGCCGTCGGCGGCGCGGGTCTCGTGATGGCCGAAGCGACCGCCGTGGAACCGCGCGGCCGCATCACCCCCCACGACCTCGGCATCTGGAGCGAAGAGCACGCGGACGCTCTCAAGCGCACCACGGACTTCATCGAATCCCAGGGCGCGGTCTCCGGCATCCAGCTCGCGCACGCCGGCCGCAAAGCCTCCACGCACCGGCCGTGGGCGGACGAGAACGGCTACGTCCCCATTGAGGACGAGGGCTGGGAAGTCGTCTCCGCGACGGACGAACCCTACCCCTACGAGACCGACCACCCCACGCACGCGCTCACCACCGACGAAGTTGAGGGCGTCGTCGAGTCCTTCCGCGAGGCCGCCGAACACGCGCTCGACGCCGGCTTCGACGTGCCCGAAGTCCACGCCGCCCACGGCTACCTCCTCCACCAGTTCCTCAGCCCCGTCACCAACGACCGCGACGACAAGTACGGCGGGAGCTTCGAGAACCGCACCCGCATCGTCCGCGAGGTCGTCGAGGCCGTCCGCGACGTCTACCCCGACGACAAACCCGTCTTCGTCCGCATCAGCGCGACCGACTGGATAGACGACGAACCCAGCTGGGACGTCGAACAATCCACCCGACTCGCCGACCAACTCAGCGAGGCCGGCGCAGACCTCATCGACGTCTCCACGGGCGGCATCTCCCCAAAGCAGAACATCGAATGGGTCGGCCCCAACTACCAACTCCGCTTCGCCGAACACATCCGCGAGAACAAGACCTCCGACATCAAAATCGGGAGCGTCGGCGGCATCACCACCCCCGAACAGGCCGACGCCCTCGTCCGCAACGACCGCGTCGACCTCACCATCGTCGGCCGCAAATTCCTCCGCGACCCCTACTTCGGCCTGCACGCCGCCCAAGAACTCGGCCAGGAAGACGCCAACCGCCCGCCCTCCCAGTACCTCCGGGGCTTCTAACCCACCTTTTTACGGTGAGGAGGTCGCTCCGCGACCCCCTCCGGCAAAAAACCTGGAGGGAAAATGCCGGTCGCCTCCGGCGACCGGAGCTCACGCGACGGACTGTGCGGCCTGAGCGTGACTCAGTCAGACGGTTCGTCTGACGCGAAATCGCGGCGCGAAGCGCCGCGAATGCTCACAAACGCCGCGAGCGCTCGATTCCTCTTGAGTGGTTTCACGCATCGGACGAACGTTCAAGTAGGAAGCCGCGGCCAGCGGGCGGTATCTACTGAGAATCGTCGCGCGTCGGGCCGCGAAACCCGGCGACCAGCCGGCGCGCGAACCGCGGGGTCGTCGTGTCAGCCACAAAACCCGGATTTAAGGGTTCGGCGAGCGTTCAGTCCGACGAGACGTGACTCGTTCGCCCACCCCCGAGAGACCGCCGGCCGCGAGTAGCGCCCGATGAGCCTGCGCGTCCGCTGGCGCGCAAGCCTGAAACTCGTCGGTGTCGTCCTGAAGTGGCTGTGGGTGCCGCTCACGGCACCGCTCCTCGTCGCGCTCTACGACGGCACGCCCATCCTCCCGTTCGTCGTTCCGATGGCCGTCACTGCGCTCCTCGGGGTGTCGCTCGAACGAATCCCGGAAGACGCCGACGTGCACGTCCGCGAAGCCTTCCTGATGGTCGCGCTCACCTGGCTGAGCGTCGCCGTCGCCGGGTCGCTCCCATTCCTCATCGCGCAGAACGGCGTGCTCGCACATCCCGTGAACGCGCTGTTCGAGGCGATGAGCGGCGTCACCACGACCGGCGCGACCGTCATCGTGGACTTCGACGCGCACTCGCGCGCCATCTTCCTCTGGCGGTCGCTCCTCCAGTGGCTCGGCGGCCTCGGCGTGCTCGTGCTCGCGACAGCCGTCCTCTCCCGCGTCTCCGTCGGTGGCGCGCAACTCATGGAGACGGAGACCCAGACGAAGGACGTCAAGCTCACGCCGAAGATTTCGGAGACGGCGCGGTTGCTCTGGACGATTTACATCGCGCTCACGGCGCTCGCCGTCGCCGTCCTCTACACCCTGAACCTCGCGGGCGTCGCGCCCGAGATGACGCTGTTCGACGCCATCGCGCACGCCCTCACGTCCGTCTCGACGAGCGGGTTCTCGCCGCGCGCGAACAGCATCGCGGAGTTCTCCCCGGCGGTGCAGTGGGCGCTCGTGCCGTTCATGGTCGCGGGCGCGACGAGTTTCGTCCTCATCTACCACGCCGCCACCGGGGACACGAATCGCGCGCGCAACAGCAGCGAGTTCCGGTTCTACATCGGGACGCTGACGGCGTTCGCGCTCGCCGCCGTCACCCTCCTCACGCTCGACTCCGGCCTCGGACTCTCCGGGCTGGAGACGGTGCGGCACGCGGTCTTCCAGGTAGTATCTATCGTGACGACGACCGGGTACGCGAGCACGGACTTCAACGTCTGGTCGTCGAGCGCGAAGGCCCTGCTGTTCGCGGGGATGTTCGTCGGCGGGATGGCGGGGAGCACGACGTGCTCCATCAAGGCCGTGCGGTGGCTGGTCGTCCTGAAGTCGCTGCGCCGCGACCTCTACACGTCCGCGCTCCCGGACGCCGTCCGGCCGGTTCGGATGGGCGGGAGCGTCGTGGAGGAGGAGACGGTTCGCGACATCTACGCGTACGTCCTCCTGACGCTCGTGTTCTTCGCGGCGGCGGCCGCGTTCGTCGCTATCGACGCCGCGCGCGTCGGCCTGGCGGTGAGCGAGTTCGAGGCGATGGGCGCGGCGGCGTCCACCTTCCTGAACATCGGGCCGGCGTTCGGGCTCGCGGGTCCGCTCGCGAACTACGAGTCCTTCCCGGTCTCGACGAAGCTCGTGATGACGGTGCTGATGTGGATCGGCCGCATCGAAATCGTGCCCGTGCTCGTGTTGTTGACGCCGACGTTCTGGCGGTCTTAGACCTGTCTCGCGGCGAGGAGCGCGCCGACGAGGACGAACCCGGCCGCGGCGACGAACGCCACCGGGTAGCTCGCGCTGGTGGCGAGCCAGCCGCCGAGGAGGCTCCCGAGGCCGGTCGCGATGCCGCCGAGCGCGCCGTACGCGCCGAGCGCGTCGCCGCGTATCGCGGGCGGTGCGAGGCGGGTGACGATGCTCGTGGCGGTGACGGCGACGACCGCCCACGTCACGCCGACGGCGAGGAAGAGCACGAGGAGCGCGAGGAGCCCGGGGAGCGCGGGGAGGAACGCGACGAGCGCGACGGCGGGGAAGAGGAAGACGCGCGCGGCGAGCGCGGCGAGTTGGACGAGTCGCGCGCCGTACTGCGTGGCGAGCGCGCCGGCGCGGGCGTAGAAGGCGGCGGAGGCGGCGCTGGACGCGAGGAACACGACGAACACGTCGGTGGAGCCGTAGCCGAGGTCGGTAAGGAAGGCGGGGAGCGGGCCGAAGAACGTCGCGAACCCGGTGAACGCGAGGAAGACGGCGGCGAGGTAGGCGGCGAGCGCGGGCGTGAGTCGCGCGGCGAGCGTTCGGGGGTGGAGGCGGCGTATCGCCCAGAACGACCGGAGGCCGCTGAAGGGGTTGATGCGGGCGGCGCGCCCGGAGCCGCGGAGGACGCGCTCGACAGTCGCGGTGGAGCGCCCGAAGCGCTCGATGGAGACGGTGGGCTGGGGGAGCCAGCGCCACGCGAGGACGAACGCGAGCGCGGTGACGGCGGTGGAGAGGCCGAAGAACCAGCGCTGGGCGGCGACGGGGGCGAGGACGCGGCCGGCGACGGCGGCGTTCCAGACGGTGCCGGCGAGGAGGCCGGCGAGCCAGCCGTACCCCTGCACTTCGTTGAGGCGGCCGATGCGGGCGTCCCAGCCGGATTCGGGAACGTCGGCGACGGCGAGGAGGGTGAGGACGGGCGCGGCGGCGGCGGCCGCGAACAGCAGGGCGGTGTTCGCGGCGACGACGAACCAGACGGAGGAGACGAGGGGGAAGACGGCGAACGCGAGCGCGGCCGCGCCGAGGCTGATGAGGACGAACGGCCGGTAGCGGCCGGTCGTGGAGGCGAGGCGTCCCCACGCGAGCGCGCCGGGAACGCCGGCGAACGCGCCGGTCGCCGCGATGAGGCCGACGACGAACGCGTCCGCGCCGAGCGCGAGCGCGTACAGCGGGACGAGGACGGACGCCGCGCCGATGGCGGCGTACCCGAGCGCCCACGCGTACAGCCAGCGGTCGGAAGTCACGCTCGTGAGGTATCTCGGGCGTGTGAAAGCGGTTGCGTTCGCGGAAGAACGCCGTGTTTATCCCCCGTGGTTCTGTGCGGTTTACCCGATGAGTTCTGACGAGACGCCCCCCGAGGGGATGGCGGGCGAACCGGGAACGGAGCGCGTGGAGTCGTCCATGGTGGAGTACGGTATCGAGGACGAACCGCCGCTGGGGCGCGCGGCGGCGCTCGGCCTCCAGCACTACCTGACGATGGTCGGCGCGAACATCGCGGTGCCGCTCATCCTCGCGTCCGCGATCGGGATGCCGGTGGGCGCGACCGCCCAGTTGGTGGGGACGTTCTTCGTCGTCTCCGGGGTGGCGACGCTCGCGCAGACGACGCTCGGGAACCGCTACCCCATCGTGCAGGGCGCGTCGTTCGCGCTGCTCGCGCCCGCGCTCGCCATCGTCGGCGTGATTGCGAGCCAGCCGAACCCGCCGAGCTGGGAAGTGATGCTGCGCCAGCTCCAGGGCGCGATTATCGTCGCCGCGCTCGCGGAGACGGTCATCGGGTACGTCGGCCTCGTCGGCTGGCTCAAACGGTATATCTCGCCGGTGAGCATCGCGCCGACCATCGCGCTCATCGGGCTCGCGCTGTTCAACGCGCCCCAGATCATCGACGTGAACGCGCAGATGGCGGGCGCACAGCAGAACTGGTACCTGCTCGGCCTCACCGTCCTGCTCATCGTCGGGTTCAGTCAGTACCTCTCGACGGTGAGCACGGCGTTCCGGCTCTACCCCGTCCTCATCGGCATCGTGACCGCGTGGGGTGTCGCCGCCGTCCTCTCCGTCGTCGGCGTCATCGGGCCGAACGCGTACGGCTACGTGGACTTCTCGCAGGTCACGTCCGCGCCCGCGCTCACCGTGCCATCGCCGTTCCAGTGGGGAACGCCGCTGTTCACACCGGCCTACATCGTCGGGATGTTCGCGGGATTCCTCGCGTCGATATTCGAGTCGTTCGGCGACTACCACGCCGTCGCCCGGCTCTCCGGGACGGGCGCGCCGTCCGCGAAACGCATCGACCACGGCATCGGCATGGAAGGCCTGATGAGCGCGTTCGCGGGCGTCATGGGCACCGGGAACGGCTCCACGTCCTACTCCGAGAACGTCGGCGCTATCGGCCTCACCGGCGTCGCCTCCCGGTACGTCGTCCAGCTCGGCGCGCTGTTCATGCTCGTCGTCGGGTTCGTCGGGTACGTCGGCGGCCTCGTCACGACCATCCCCGACCCCATCGTCGGCGGGCTGTTCGTCGCGATGTTCGGCCAGATCGTCGCGGTCGGCCTCTCGAACCTCAAGTACGTCGACCTCGATTCCTCCCGGAACATCTACGTGCTCGGGTTCTCGCTGTTCGTCGGGCTCGCCGTCCCCGCCTACATGGGCGGCGTGCCGGACGCCTCGGTGTTGCAGGCCGGGTTCGCGGACGTGCCCGTGCTCGGCGTCGTCCTGGGAACCGAAGTCGTCGCGCAGACAGTGTACGTCGTCGGCGGCACCGGGATGGCGGTCGGCGGGCTGACCGCGTTCGTGCTGGACAACACGATTCCGGGGAGCCGAGAGGAGCGCGGCCTCGACGAGTGGTCGTCGCTCACCGAGGACGAGGGCGCGTTCGAATCGGCGTGGGAGCGCCTCCGTCAGTAGAGAAGGAGGGGGAGCATCGCGAGTGCGCCGACGACGAGGCCGGCGGCGAGTTCGGGAACCCCGCCGTTGTCGAGGGGTCGTCCCGTTTCGCGGGCTTCCGGGATGAACTCGGTGAGGACGAGGTAGGTCATCGCGCCGGCGGCGAACCCGAAGCCGTACGGGAGGAAGACGCGCGCCCACCGCACGAAGACGAACGCGATGCCCGCGCCGATGGGCTGGGGGAGACTGCTGAAGACGGCCGCGCCGACCATCCGCCACTTGCTCATCCCGAGGTTCTTCAGGGGAATCGAGACGGCGAGGCCCTCGGGGACGTTGTGGATGCTGATGGCGACGGTCATGAAGACGGCGAGGACGGGGACGGAGAACCCGAGGAAGACGAGCGTGTTCTCGGCGGTTTCGAGGCCGAGGTTCGCGAAGCTGACGCCGACGGCGACGCCCTCGGGGAAGGAGTGGACGGTGAGGACGCCGAGGATGAGGACGAGTTTCCGGAAGTCGGCCTCCGCGAACTCCCGGGGGTCTACCTCGGCGTCGGTGATGACGCGGTGGGCGACGACGACGAGGACGACGCCGGCGAGCGCGCCGACGCCGACTTCGGTGGGGGTGCCGTGGTCGAGCCCCTGGAGTATCAGGCCGAACCCGGACGCGGAGAGCATGATGCCGGACGCGAGCCCCCAGAGCGCGACCGTCCAGCGGTCGCTCACGTCGTCCACGACGAAGAAGGGGAGCGCGCCGAGCCCGGTCGCGAGGCACGTGACGAGGCCGGCGAGCACGACGAACGCGAGCGCGGAGAGCGAGACCATATCTGCCGTTCCCGCCGAAGACTACTTGTAGCTTTGCAAACATTTTTTGGCGTTCCTAAAACTCGGCGGGTGGTTTTATCGGCCGACCGCCCCACTAGCTAGGCGATGACAGGTGTAGGAGTCGGCGGCCTCTTCGACCCCGAGCGCGTCGCCGTCGTCGGCGCGACGGACCGCGAGGGGTCGGTGGGGCGCGCCGTCCTGGAGAACCTCGACTCGTTCGACGGCGAGGTCGTCGCGGTGAACCCGAGTCGGGACAGCGTGCTCGGCTACCGGTGTCACGACTCGCTCGCCGACGTCCCCGATATCGACCTCGCGGTGGTGGTGGTGCCGCCGTCGGTCGCCGTCGAGGTGGTGCGGGCGGCCGGCGAATCAGGCATCGAGAACGTCGTCGTCATCACGGCGGGGTTCGGGGAGGCCGGGAGCGAGGGCGCGGCGCGCGAACGCGACCTCGCCGCCGTCGCCGACGAGTACGGTCTCACGCTCGTCGGCCCCAACAGTCTCGGAATCATGAGCACGCCGGCGTCGATGAACGCGACGTTCGGCCCCGCGGACGCCCTCCCGGGGTCGATGAGTTTCATGAGTCAGTCCGGCGCGTTCATCACCGCCGCGCTCGACTGGGCGGGCGACCAGGGTATCGGGTTCCGGCACGTCGTCAGCCTCGGAAACGAGGCCGTGCTCGACGAGACCGACTTCGTGGAGGCGTGGGGGGACGACGAGACGAGCGTCGTCCTCGGCTACCTCGAAGGCATCAGCGACGGCCGCGCGTTCATCGACACCGCGCGCGACGTGACCGACGAGACGCCGGTCGTGCTCGTGAAGTCCGGGCGGACGGAGGCTGGCGCGCAGGCCGCGTCCAGCCACACCGGCACCATCGCGGGGAGCGACGCCGCGTACGAGGCCGGCCTCGACCAGGCGGGCGTGGTGCGCGCGGAGAACGTCCAGCAGTTGTTCGACTACGCCCGCGCGCTCGACGGCCTCCCGCTCCCCGACTCGGATTCCGTTGCCGTGGTGACGAACGCGGGCGGCCCGGGCGTGATGGCGACGGACGCCGTCGGCGACTCCACGCTCTCGATGGCGTCCTTCACGGACGAGACGCTGGACGCGCTCGCGGACGCGCTCCCGGAGAACGCGAACCGCTACAACCCCGTGGACGTCATCGGGGACGCGGGCGTCGAGCGGTTCCGGACGGCGCTCGACACCGTGCTCGGCGACCCGAACGTCGGCGCGGCCGTCGTCGTCGCCGCGCCCACCGCCGTCCTCGACTACGCCGACCTCGCGGAGGTCGTGGGTGAGGCGCAGGACGCGCACGGACTCCCGGTCGCCGCCGTGCTGATGGGCGGGAGTCGCGCCGCGGAGCCGGCCGCGCGCCTCCGCGAGTCCGGCGTCCCGAACTACTTCGACCCCGCGCGGGCGGTGGACAGCCTCGACGCGCTCGCCCGCCAGCGCCGCATCGCGGAACGCGACTACGAACCGCCGCGGGAGTTCGACGTGGACAGGGAGGCGGCGCGCGAGATTCTCGAAGAAGCGGCCGACCGCGGGGAGACCCGCCTCGGTGTGGAGGCGATGGGGTTGCTGGACGCGTACGGCATCCCGACCCCGGAAGGCGGTATCGCGGAGACGCCGGAGGACGCGGTGTCGCTCGCCCACGAGGTCGAGGGCGACGTGGTGATGAAAATCGTCAGCCCGGACATTTTGCACAAGTCGGACATCGGCGGCGTG from Salarchaeum japonicum carries:
- a CDS encoding glycosyltransferase family 2 protein: MFGGVPSWLPSLASVVLWGMISLYTASAGFWTYEMWLARSYETPPLEYGADDVQVRVLTVDAESVVQETVDAIPDELTDVHVVAESPIDVAGASVHVVPDDVESIATRKGRALEWARRHVPCEREFVLYLDEDTRMEGFDGLPDSDIVQFREYPAYTGSRLAYWAEIVRMGFQVEQRAFPKLGIPLYAWGGGIAVRKSVEDAVTWEFPSLVEDTVFVWKAVVEWGASFDVVETRFRNQAPPSVREMVFQRRRWEAGTKGQDRLLPPRYWVLYAVRNASWAVSPFAPVITFLGYYYNPHVAFGTEFRVFSAAFVGFMFVWIAVGLSYYEDTDRWDYLVFVASPLVYALHALGALFGYLFEPETFDTTEKVD
- a CDS encoding DUF5779 family protein produces the protein MSDFELDLRSAEEHLSPELDSDFEGRVVLGVLDGETGDEEWLGELEAGNVLVLAVDGDLDDLAGGFAGPVKDAGGTLMHFRSFLVVTPPGVDVDTDRL
- a CDS encoding DUF4806 domain-containing protein yields the protein MPKVHLSEETIERLDQVRDDDESYDEIVEELINIYESEELTLHHGGDGV
- a CDS encoding DUF5799 family protein — protein: MSDWQDRIVGERMRVDDEFRNRVEASSFSNQQWGLVMTAVEFDIENPGDPERARLVADTSNLTHVMDELDNVESGMAAMAGGQQSDDDGGILGSVKRALGLGGSDDSPDEERESEAAALAQEYADALQEKLEENGRWDEVREAAA
- a CDS encoding carbon-nitrogen hydrolase family protein, which produces MVTVAACQLALADLDADANLDAITARLRGLPDDAGVAVFPEYALTGFVPDDRIESAALTRESDRLARLDALADTHDTAILAGFVEDAGDAYHNTAVYVTPDGDRTYYRKRHLWADEADVLAPGDERVIVESPLGRTGLVTCYDLNFVAESAAFTGDRVDALFVVGAWPAPYAQNWNLLLRARALDGVRWVVGAGRTGRRDLPDARVTDYAGQSRVIRPDGSVQAALNRRETDLVADIDPDDLADHREFIPVV
- a CDS encoding NADH:flavin oxidoreductase/NADH oxidase is translated as MTDDLFTPLELRETEIPNRLMLSPMCQYSCDGLDGLATEWHNVHLGTRAVGGAGLVMAEATAVEPRGRITPHDLGIWSEEHADALKRTTDFIESQGAVSGIQLAHAGRKASTHRPWADENGYVPIEDEGWEVVSATDEPYPYETDHPTHALTTDEVEGVVESFREAAEHALDAGFDVPEVHAAHGYLLHQFLSPVTNDRDDKYGGSFENRTRIVREVVEAVRDVYPDDKPVFVRISATDWIDDEPSWDVEQSTRLADQLSEAGADLIDVSTGGISPKQNIEWVGPNYQLRFAEHIRENKTSDIKIGSVGGITTPEQADALVRNDRVDLTIVGRKFLRDPYFGLHAAQELGQEDANRPPSQYLRGF
- a CDS encoding TrkH family potassium uptake protein, whose product is MSLRVRWRASLKLVGVVLKWLWVPLTAPLLVALYDGTPILPFVVPMAVTALLGVSLERIPEDADVHVREAFLMVALTWLSVAVAGSLPFLIAQNGVLAHPVNALFEAMSGVTTTGATVIVDFDAHSRAIFLWRSLLQWLGGLGVLVLATAVLSRVSVGGAQLMETETQTKDVKLTPKISETARLLWTIYIALTALAVAVLYTLNLAGVAPEMTLFDAIAHALTSVSTSGFSPRANSIAEFSPAVQWALVPFMVAGATSFVLIYHAATGDTNRARNSSEFRFYIGTLTAFALAAVTLLTLDSGLGLSGLETVRHAVFQVVSIVTTTGYASTDFNVWSSSAKALLFAGMFVGGMAGSTTCSIKAVRWLVVLKSLRRDLYTSALPDAVRPVRMGGSVVEEETVRDIYAYVLLTLVFFAAAAAFVAIDAARVGLAVSEFEAMGAAASTFLNIGPAFGLAGPLANYESFPVSTKLVMTVLMWIGRIEIVPVLVLLTPTFWRS
- a CDS encoding MFS transporter, whose amino-acid sequence is MTSDRWLYAWALGYAAIGAASVLVPLYALALGADAFVVGLIAATGAFAGVPGALAWGRLASTTGRYRPFVLISLGAAALAFAVFPLVSSVWFVVAANTALLFAAAAAAPVLTLLAVADVPESGWDARIGRLNEVQGYGWLAGLLAGTVWNAAVAGRVLAPVAAQRWFFGLSTAVTALAFVLAWRWLPQPTVSIERFGRSTATVERVLRGSGRAARINPFSGLRSFWAIRRLHPRTLAARLTPALAAYLAAVFLAFTGFATFFGPLPAFLTDLGYGSTDVFVVFLASSAASAAFYARAGALATQYGARLVQLAALAARVFLFPAVALVAFLPALPGLLALLVLFLAVGVTWAVVAVTATSIVTRLAPPAIRGDALGAYGALGGIATGLGSLLGGWLATSASYPVAFVAAAGFVLVGALLAARQV